From Novosphingobium sp. 9, the proteins below share one genomic window:
- a CDS encoding oligosaccharide flippase family protein, whose amino-acid sequence MSVRRAALWSMGAQYATFVIQFTASVLISRLFLLPADVGLFSVALAAAMMVSIFQDLGITRFISGQPQMQRELLPDYAGVAVIIGWTVAAVVAIAAPLVALFYHQPALAPLLWLIAASYVLTPYATVPAALLVREMDFRALFTVNAGSALAGNGTALALAACGFGASALAWGVLATAAARAILANWGRPVRPRRPRDMASVRPMLGFSSMSFVLSASAAVGQRSQDLIVGRLLGIAATGLFSRASALAGQLTTLVTGAIGSVFYAAFARKRDAGEPLAEPYLHLVSCYTVLNWAAMIGLALTAEPLVMLLYGPNWMGSAPLLRWTALGEIFFVAIPLQMDVPLLLGQIRRLVWVNLLDTLAAVAILTAGCFISLEAAGVSRVIYGFVWWAIYAVYLRRLIGFRFSALLAVYLRSGICALAAGLPLILASLSGVNLTNLSLIMLLVLSGAGVLCWLASLVLTRHPAWTEIRMMLDALARPVLARVRG is encoded by the coding sequence ATGAGCGTGCGTCGTGCCGCGCTGTGGTCGATGGGCGCGCAATACGCGACCTTCGTGATCCAGTTTACCGCCAGCGTCCTGATCTCGCGGCTGTTCCTGCTGCCTGCTGACGTCGGCCTGTTCTCGGTCGCACTGGCGGCGGCAATGATGGTCTCGATCTTTCAGGATCTGGGCATCACCCGCTTCATCTCCGGTCAACCGCAGATGCAGCGCGAATTGCTGCCCGACTATGCCGGGGTCGCAGTCATCATCGGGTGGACGGTGGCCGCCGTGGTGGCGATCGCCGCGCCGCTGGTCGCGCTGTTCTATCATCAGCCCGCTCTGGCCCCGCTGCTGTGGCTGATCGCGGCATCCTATGTGCTGACGCCCTATGCTACGGTGCCCGCCGCGCTGCTGGTACGCGAGATGGACTTTCGCGCGCTGTTCACCGTTAATGCCGGAAGCGCGCTGGCGGGCAACGGCACCGCGCTGGCGCTGGCGGCCTGCGGGTTCGGAGCGAGCGCTCTTGCCTGGGGCGTGCTGGCAACGGCAGCCGCGCGCGCGATCCTGGCCAACTGGGGGCGCCCGGTGCGCCCTCGCCGCCCGCGCGACATGGCCAGCGTCCGCCCGATGCTGGGCTTCAGTTCGATGTCCTTCGTGCTGAGCGCCAGCGCCGCTGTCGGCCAGCGCTCGCAGGACCTGATCGTCGGGCGCCTGCTGGGCATTGCCGCGACCGGACTGTTCAGCCGGGCGAGTGCTCTCGCGGGGCAGCTGACGACTCTCGTCACCGGCGCGATCGGCAGCGTGTTCTACGCCGCTTTCGCCCGCAAACGCGACGCCGGGGAGCCGCTCGCCGAGCCGTACCTGCATCTCGTCTCGTGCTATACCGTGCTCAACTGGGCCGCGATGATCGGGCTGGCGCTGACTGCCGAGCCGCTGGTCATGCTGCTCTACGGCCCCAACTGGATGGGTTCGGCGCCGCTGCTGCGATGGACCGCGCTGGGCGAGATATTCTTCGTGGCGATCCCCCTGCAGATGGACGTGCCGCTGCTGTTGGGACAGATCCGGCGGCTTGTCTGGGTCAACCTGCTCGACACGCTGGCGGCTGTCGCGATCCTGACGGCGGGCTGCTTCATCAGCCTTGAGGCGGCGGGCGTGAGCCGGGTGATCTACGGCTTCGTGTGGTGGGCAATCTATGCGGTGTACCTGAGGCGCCTGATCGGCTTTCGGTTCAGCGCGCTGCTGGCGGTCTACCTGCGCAGCGGAATCTGCGCGCTGGCGGCGGGCTTACCGCTGATCCTCGCCTCGCTGAGCGGCGTGAACCTGACGAACCTTTCCCTGATCATGCTGCTGGTGCTGAGCGGCGCGGGCGTGCTGTGCTGGCTCGCCAGTCTGGTGCTGACGCGCCATCCCGCCTGGACCGAAATCCGCATGATGCTGGACGCGCTGGCCCGTCCGGTGCTGGCACGTGTGCGGGGCTAA
- a CDS encoding glycosyltransferase, translating into MATPPPAISVAMSVYNGERFLALAIESILAQTFTDFEFLIVDDGSSDGSAAIIRRYAAADSRIRPIIRENRGLVASLNEMLEQAQAPIVARMDADDFSQPDRFARQYAFLTANPDYGVVGSWSEDMGEDGGPIFRTGEDHPLKHDDILTAIDEGGQLICHPAAMFRRDVVLSVGAYHAAFRHCEDLDLWLRLASVTKLGNIPLRLLRYRRYSGQVSSRHSTEQQIGTAVARFAWAERQAGRVDPTAELASLPPIDALDTLFHRDGVSQQVREQVALSLRYSESALRSDGFGLVLDNLRHGGRRDGMWRTVARLLRFGEPLRALRLAATLMTAPRSPTS; encoded by the coding sequence TTGGCAACGCCGCCCCCGGCCATCAGCGTCGCGATGAGCGTCTATAATGGGGAGCGCTTTTTGGCGCTCGCCATAGAGAGCATCCTTGCGCAGACGTTCACCGATTTTGAGTTCCTGATCGTCGACGATGGTTCGAGCGACGGTTCCGCAGCCATCATCCGGCGCTATGCTGCCGCCGATTCCCGCATCCGCCCGATCATCCGGGAAAATCGCGGGCTTGTCGCCAGCCTCAACGAAATGCTGGAACAGGCACAGGCCCCTATCGTCGCGCGCATGGACGCCGACGATTTCAGCCAGCCGGATCGCTTTGCCCGCCAGTACGCCTTCCTGACGGCCAACCCAGACTATGGCGTAGTCGGCAGCTGGAGCGAGGACATGGGTGAAGACGGCGGGCCGATCTTCCGTACCGGAGAGGATCATCCGCTCAAGCATGACGATATACTGACCGCGATCGACGAGGGCGGGCAGCTTATCTGCCATCCGGCAGCCATGTTTCGCCGCGATGTCGTGCTATCTGTCGGGGCCTATCATGCCGCGTTCCGGCATTGCGAGGATCTCGACCTGTGGCTGCGGCTCGCCAGCGTGACCAAGCTGGGCAACATTCCGCTGCGCCTGTTGCGCTATCGGCGGTATTCCGGGCAGGTCTCCTCACGCCATTCGACCGAACAGCAGATCGGCACCGCCGTTGCCCGCTTTGCCTGGGCCGAACGACAGGCCGGGCGCGTTGACCCTACCGCAGAGCTGGCGAGCTTGCCGCCCATCGACGCGCTCGACACGCTGTTCCATCGCGATGGCGTATCGCAACAGGTGCGCGAACAGGTGGCGTTGAGCCTGCGCTATTCAGAATCGGCGCTGCGCTCCGACGGGTTCGGGCTTGTGCTGGACAATCTCCGGCATGGTGGACGACGCGACGGCATGTGGCGCACGGTCGCCCGCCTGCTGCGCTTCGGCGAGCCGCTGCGCGCGCTGCGCCTTGCCGCGACGTTGATGACGGCGCCCCGGTCTCCGACCTCATGA